From Segatella copri, the proteins below share one genomic window:
- a CDS encoding 2-oxoacid:acceptor oxidoreductase family protein has translation MKTEIIISGFGGQGVLSMGKILAYSGLMEDKEVTWMPAYGPEQRGGTANVTVIVSDSRISSPILSHYDVAIVLNQPSLDKFEPKIKPGGILIYDGYGVMNPPQRKDITIYRIDAMDKAAEMKNSKVFNMIVLGGLLKVCPVVSTDGLNKALYKSLPERHHGLIPLNMQAVEEGMKIIEKVD, from the coding sequence ATGAAGACAGAAATCATTATATCCGGTTTTGGCGGTCAGGGCGTTCTCTCTATGGGAAAGATTCTGGCTTATTCAGGACTGATGGAGGATAAGGAGGTAACCTGGATGCCTGCTTACGGACCAGAGCAGCGTGGCGGTACAGCCAATGTAACGGTCATTGTGAGCGACAGTCGCATCTCTTCGCCTATCCTGAGCCATTATGATGTAGCCATCGTGCTCAACCAGCCGTCGCTCGACAAGTTTGAGCCGAAGATTAAGCCAGGCGGCATCCTGATTTATGATGGCTATGGTGTGATGAATCCTCCACAGCGCAAGGACATCACCATTTATCGCATTGATGCGATGGACAAGGCTGCCGAGATGAAAAACTCCAAGGTGTTCAATATGATTGTTTTGGGCGGTCTGCTGAAGGTTTGTCCTGTTGTGAGCACCGATGGTTTGAACAAGGCGCTTTACAAGTCATTGCCAGAGCGCCATCATGGTTTGATTCCACTGAACATGCAGGCAGTGGAAGAGGGAATGAAGATTATCGAAAAGGTAGATTAA
- a CDS encoding thiamine pyrophosphate-dependent enzyme — translation MNDIISPENLVYKKPTLMNDTPMHYCPGCSHGVVHKLVAEVIEEMGMEDKTVGVCPVGCAVFAYRYLDIDWQEAAHGRAPAVATGIKRLWPDRLVFTYQGDGDLACIGTCETIHALNRGEHIAIIFINNAIYGMTGGQMAPTTLLGQKTATCPYGRDADLHGYPLNITELASHLQGTCYVTRQSVETVASIKKAKKAIRKAFEASMQGKGSSLVEIVSTCNSGWKLSPVEANKWMEDNMFKQYPKGDLKDTTNM, via the coding sequence ATGAATGATATAATTTCACCAGAGAATCTGGTATATAAGAAGCCTACGCTGATGAACGATACCCCGATGCACTATTGCCCGGGGTGTTCGCATGGCGTAGTTCATAAGCTCGTTGCCGAGGTTATAGAGGAGATGGGCATGGAGGATAAGACGGTAGGCGTATGTCCGGTGGGCTGCGCTGTCTTTGCTTATCGCTATTTGGATATTGACTGGCAGGAGGCTGCTCATGGTCGTGCACCTGCTGTAGCTACGGGTATCAAGCGCTTGTGGCCTGATCGTCTCGTCTTCACTTATCAGGGCGATGGCGACCTGGCTTGCATCGGTACCTGCGAAACTATCCACGCCCTGAACCGTGGTGAGCATATCGCCATCATCTTCATCAATAATGCCATCTATGGTATGACCGGCGGACAGATGGCGCCAACCACCCTGTTGGGTCAGAAGACTGCTACCTGTCCTTATGGTAGAGATGCTGATCTTCATGGTTATCCACTCAATATTACCGAGTTGGCAAGCCATCTGCAGGGTACTTGTTATGTAACCCGCCAGAGTGTGGAGACCGTGGCAAGCATCAAGAAGGCAAAGAAGGCTATCCGCAAGGCGTTCGAGGCAAGCATGCAGGGCAAGGGTTCCAGCCTGGTAGAGATTGTTTCTACTTGCAACAGCGGTTGGAAACTCTCACCTGTTGAGGCTAACAAGTGGATGGAAGATAACATGTTTAAGCAGTATCCTAAGGGTGACCTGAAGGATACAACGAACATGTAA
- a CDS encoding 3-methyl-2-oxobutanoate dehydrogenase subunit VorB has translation MANQEVTLMKGNEAIAHACIRCGADGFFGYPITPQSEIIETLALLKPWETSGMVVLQAESEVAAINMVYGGAGAGKRVITTSSSPGVALMQEGISYMAGAEIPGVIVNVQRGGPGLGTIQPSQSDYFQATRGGGNGDYNVIVLAPASVQEMADFVDLAFTLAFKYRNPAMILSDGVIGQMMEKVVLPPVKPRRTEEEIARECPWATIGRPKSRPVNIMTSLELKPEVMEERNIALQEKYRKIRETEVRYETEQMDDADYVIVAFGSAARIAEKSIESAREQGIKVGLFRPITLWPFPEKEIHELAKTKKGILVVEINAGQMVQDVRLAVNGQTPVEHFGRLGGIVPEPEEIVEALKKLIK, from the coding sequence ATGGCAAATCAGGAAGTTACATTAATGAAAGGCAATGAGGCGATAGCCCATGCCTGTATCAGATGTGGTGCGGATGGTTTCTTCGGCTATCCTATCACACCTCAAAGTGAGATTATAGAGACGCTGGCTCTGCTCAAGCCATGGGAAACATCAGGTATGGTGGTTCTGCAGGCTGAGAGTGAGGTGGCGGCTATCAACATGGTTTATGGTGGCGCCGGTGCCGGTAAGCGTGTCATTACCACTTCTTCAAGTCCGGGTGTGGCTTTGATGCAAGAGGGTATCTCTTACATGGCAGGTGCTGAGATTCCGGGCGTTATCGTCAATGTGCAGCGTGGCGGTCCGGGTCTGGGTACCATCCAACCATCCCAGAGTGATTATTTCCAGGCTACCCGCGGTGGTGGTAATGGCGACTATAATGTGATTGTGCTGGCTCCTGCTTCTGTTCAGGAGATGGCTGATTTCGTTGATCTCGCCTTTACGCTTGCCTTTAAGTATCGCAATCCTGCGATGATTCTGAGCGATGGTGTCATTGGTCAGATGATGGAGAAGGTGGTTCTGCCTCCTGTCAAGCCTCGACGTACCGAGGAGGAGATTGCCAGGGAGTGTCCTTGGGCTACCATCGGCCGTCCGAAGAGTCGTCCTGTCAACATCATGACCTCTCTGGAACTCAAGCCTGAGGTGATGGAGGAGCGCAATATTGCTCTTCAGGAGAAATACAGAAAAATCCGTGAAACCGAGGTTCGTTATGAAACCGAGCAGATGGATGATGCCGACTATGTTATCGTAGCCTTCGGTAGTGCGGCACGTATTGCCGAGAAGAGCATCGAGAGTGCGCGTGAGCAGGGCATCAAGGTAGGATTGTTCCGTCCTATCACCCTCTGGCCTTTCCCTGAAAAGGAGATTCATGAACTTGCCAAGACCAAGAAGGGCATTCTGGTTGTAGAAATCAATGCCGGTCAGATGGTTCAGGATGTGCGACTGGCTGTGAATGGTCAGACTCCTGTGGAGCACTTTGGTCGTCTGGGCGGTATCGTACCTGAGCCGGAGGAAATCGTTGAAGCATTAAAGAAGTTAATAAAATGA
- a CDS encoding 4Fe-4S binding protein, translating to MSKIKGAIVVDTGRCKGCSLCVEACPQHVIALAEKKVNVHGYRYVEAAVPDACVGCTSCAIVCPDGCITVYRKKED from the coding sequence ATGAGTAAGATTAAAGGGGCTATTGTAGTCGACACCGGGCGTTGCAAGGGATGCTCGCTCTGTGTGGAGGCTTGTCCTCAGCATGTCATCGCATTGGCAGAGAAAAAAGTCAATGTGCATGGTTACCGTTATGTAGAGGCAGCTGTACCTGATGCGTGTGTTGGTTGCACTTCGTGCGCCATCGTGTGTCCGGACGGCTGTATCACTGTTTATCGTAAGAAGGAGGACTAA
- a CDS encoding tetratricopeptide repeat protein has product MTAEEYYQQGNAWRKQGDFKRALDCYMEAIALDPESPAVAAKEMLDDIMSFYCKDYYNP; this is encoded by the coding sequence ATGACAGCAGAAGAATATTATCAGCAAGGTAACGCCTGGCGCAAGCAGGGTGACTTTAAGCGTGCCCTCGACTGCTATATGGAGGCCATTGCCCTCGATCCGGAGAGTCCTGCCGTAGCAGCCAAGGAGATGCTGGATGATATCATGAGCTTTTATTGCAAAGACTACTACAATCCATAA
- a CDS encoding MATE family efflux transporter: MKKVNKRILQLAVPSIISNITVPLLGLVDVAIVGHIGDAAYIGAIAVGSMLFNVIYWLFGFLRMGTSGMTSQALGRRDLAEVLRLLVRSLSIGVGIGVLFFVLQKWLIGCGLWAMSPEADVVELVRRYCYVCIWGAPAVLGLYGFTGWFIGMQNTRIPMMVSLTQNVVNIIASLLLVFVGGMTVEGVALGTVIAQWWGFLMACLFYRICYRRLSKYDYRRHLFAAEPLKQFFSLNKDIFLRTLCLVAVNLFFTAAGSRESTIVLAVNTLLMTLFTIFSYFMDGFAYAAEALSGKYYGARNMGAFREVVRRTMGFGAVVAVGFTLLYIVGGENFLSLLTSDKQVIAASGEYFWWAVLIPLSGMSAFVFDGIFVGITQSKSMLCSTAVASASFFGLFFGLHPFLGNHALWLAFILYLLLRGIVLFVIYRKKLR, encoded by the coding sequence TTGAAAAAGGTGAATAAACGAATATTACAATTAGCGGTGCCGTCGATAATATCCAATATCACGGTACCGCTTTTGGGTTTGGTTGATGTCGCTATCGTCGGGCATATCGGCGATGCAGCGTATATCGGAGCCATTGCCGTGGGCTCGATGCTCTTCAATGTCATCTACTGGCTTTTCGGATTCCTGAGAATGGGAACCAGCGGAATGACTTCGCAGGCTTTGGGAAGGAGAGATTTGGCTGAGGTGCTGAGGCTCCTGGTGCGCTCTCTGAGTATCGGTGTGGGAATAGGAGTGCTGTTCTTCGTTCTTCAGAAATGGCTGATAGGCTGCGGACTGTGGGCGATGTCGCCGGAAGCGGATGTCGTGGAACTGGTACGGAGATACTGTTATGTCTGTATCTGGGGAGCCCCGGCAGTGCTCGGACTCTACGGATTTACGGGCTGGTTTATCGGTATGCAGAACACGCGCATTCCGATGATGGTATCGCTGACGCAGAATGTGGTTAACATCATAGCCTCTCTGCTGCTGGTCTTTGTCGGCGGTATGACGGTAGAAGGTGTGGCGCTCGGAACGGTCATTGCCCAATGGTGGGGATTCCTGATGGCATGTCTGTTTTATCGCATCTGTTATCGCCGGTTAAGCAAGTATGACTATCGCCGGCATCTCTTTGCTGCTGAACCGCTGAAGCAGTTTTTCTCGCTCAATAAGGATATCTTTCTCCGCACCCTCTGTCTGGTGGCGGTAAACCTCTTTTTTACGGCGGCAGGTTCCAGGGAGAGTACCATCGTGCTGGCTGTGAATACGCTGCTGATGACGCTCTTTACCATCTTCTCTTATTTTATGGATGGTTTTGCTTATGCGGCAGAGGCGTTGAGCGGCAAGTATTACGGAGCCCGAAACATGGGGGCATTCCGCGAGGTGGTTAGAAGAACGATGGGTTTTGGAGCTGTCGTGGCAGTAGGTTTCACCTTATTATATATAGTGGGTGGCGAGAATTTCCTCTCTTTGCTCACGAGCGATAAGCAGGTGATAGCTGCATCGGGCGAATATTTCTGGTGGGCTGTGCTGATTCCGCTGTCTGGCATGTCGGCATTCGTCTTCGATGGCATCTTTGTAGGTATCACCCAGTCTAAGTCGATGCTCTGTTCTACTGCCGTAGCCTCGGCTTCGTTCTTCGGTCTGTTCTTCGGCTTGCATCCTTTCCTGGGCAATCATGCCCTGTGGTTGGCCTTCATTCTCTACCTTCTGTTGAGGGGAATCGTACTGTTCGTCATTTATCGTAAAAAACTGCGGTAA
- a CDS encoding DUF3857 domain-containing protein, translated as MGKIKVIRVVFSILLVQLLTLSVNADEKADYLKLAQKVRQEVWSSTPADFQKRTVPDRYKNASAVILSYYRELSTDYYRKATADLVLNLRLTRQIDCTDMERMLIQINDKKALKDYSEFTFKTKSRKWTWGYHHKTQTVLGIRVIKKNGNVQEVSLDDYVDVKEGKNDKDLSQKIAVPGLEVGDCIDVFSLDQIDTQEQQLDPFYFVLRQDEPVLYTKVHCVLDQSLATVYRTMNGAPDFTQTTDKDKNAVLDMVMDKPIDAESSIWYNSLEQSPFIEMYITPTKAKVAVVEKAMRKKGVRGNPDVTPILQDDWKLLKSYVSKGGYSPAGLPSTYKSVFKSAKKEGMSAEEKADRIYSFEYVSGGASQRVFNTVANYLRKLGVEIEMGITTPFGALPVDKLINYNSTSWFFRLKGTDVYYFPGTYPKVASEIPYIYQGRKAYMQDSEEQITIPVSQAEDNKSVNDMVVKLDGTKLDISRKVTYSGEQKMYGQSLVSPDNTLFGSSQLEAYWRYLKYDDKDPYSCYTKKESAELKGAFNEYRKNAIDPFKAEISSYHDGDPVQVGGYGVDCVGIRRDSSNFVYHVDYVMDGMVKRAGNNYLLSVGKLIGSSLKLEGKDRERIDDVWRKMAFVDEWNIEIPLPQGYKVSAEALKKIETSVANECGEFTVKATAGNESVKVYVRKCFAHRVEPVSNWSKLLALVDACSAFADKQMVIAK; from the coding sequence ATGGGAAAGATTAAAGTAATCCGAGTTGTCTTCAGTATTCTGTTGGTACAGCTCTTGACGTTGTCAGTGAATGCTGACGAGAAAGCTGATTATTTGAAGTTGGCGCAAAAGGTGCGGCAAGAAGTTTGGAGCAGTACGCCTGCTGACTTTCAAAAACGAACGGTTCCCGACAGATACAAGAATGCTTCGGCCGTCATACTATCTTATTATCGGGAGTTGAGCACGGATTATTATCGTAAGGCAACGGCTGATCTGGTGCTCAATCTTCGCCTTACTCGTCAGATAGACTGTACGGATATGGAGCGTATGTTAATTCAAATTAATGACAAAAAGGCGTTGAAGGATTATTCTGAGTTTACTTTCAAGACGAAAAGTAGAAAGTGGACCTGGGGATATCATCATAAAACGCAAACGGTGCTTGGCATTCGTGTTATAAAGAAGAATGGTAACGTACAGGAAGTAAGTTTAGATGACTATGTAGATGTCAAGGAAGGCAAAAATGACAAGGACTTGAGTCAGAAGATAGCTGTGCCTGGTTTGGAAGTGGGAGATTGTATTGATGTCTTTTCTCTAGACCAAATAGATACACAGGAACAACAGCTGGATCCTTTCTATTTTGTTCTTCGTCAAGACGAACCTGTCCTTTATACCAAGGTTCACTGTGTGCTAGACCAAAGTCTTGCCACCGTCTATCGGACGATGAATGGTGCCCCTGATTTTACTCAGACCACAGACAAGGACAAAAATGCAGTGCTTGATATGGTTATGGATAAGCCGATAGATGCAGAATCATCCATTTGGTATAATTCTTTGGAGCAGTCACCTTTTATAGAGATGTATATTACCCCGACCAAGGCTAAAGTGGCAGTAGTAGAGAAGGCTATGCGCAAAAAAGGTGTTCGAGGCAATCCTGATGTAACACCAATCCTGCAAGACGATTGGAAATTGCTGAAATCTTATGTGTCTAAGGGGGGATATTCTCCTGCTGGTCTTCCTAGTACGTATAAGAGCGTCTTCAAGTCTGCCAAAAAAGAGGGGATGTCTGCCGAGGAGAAAGCTGACCGTATTTATTCTTTTGAGTATGTTAGTGGGGGAGCTTCTCAGAGGGTTTTTAATACAGTGGCTAATTATTTGCGTAAATTGGGTGTGGAAATAGAAATGGGCATTACCACTCCGTTTGGTGCATTGCCTGTTGATAAACTGATTAATTATAATTCGACATCTTGGTTCTTCCGCCTTAAGGGAACTGATGTGTACTACTTCCCTGGGACTTATCCTAAGGTTGCTTCCGAGATACCTTATATATATCAAGGAAGAAAGGCGTATATGCAAGATTCCGAGGAACAAATAACGATACCTGTGAGTCAAGCTGAAGACAATAAGTCGGTGAATGATATGGTGGTTAAACTTGATGGTACTAAACTTGATATCAGTAGGAAGGTAACTTATTCGGGTGAACAGAAAATGTACGGTCAGTCTTTGGTGAGTCCTGATAACACGCTTTTTGGTTCAAGCCAACTTGAAGCTTATTGGCGATATTTGAAATACGACGACAAAGATCCGTACTCTTGTTATACTAAGAAGGAATCTGCAGAATTAAAAGGAGCTTTCAATGAATATCGGAAAAATGCCATAGATCCGTTTAAGGCTGAAATCAGTAGTTATCACGATGGTGATCCTGTGCAAGTCGGTGGCTATGGAGTAGATTGCGTGGGAATCCGTCGAGATAGTTCTAACTTTGTTTATCATGTAGATTATGTGATGGATGGAATGGTGAAACGCGCTGGAAATAACTATTTGTTGTCGGTAGGTAAGTTAATAGGAAGTTCGTTGAAACTAGAAGGCAAGGATCGAGAGCGTATCGATGATGTTTGGCGCAAGATGGCGTTTGTTGATGAATGGAATATAGAGATTCCGTTGCCGCAAGGATATAAGGTCTCTGCTGAAGCATTAAAGAAGATTGAGACTTCGGTGGCTAATGAGTGTGGAGAATTCACGGTTAAGGCTACCGCTGGAAATGAAAGTGTAAAAGTGTATGTGCGCAAATGTTTTGCTCATAGAGTGGAACCTGTCTCAAACTGGAGCAAACTGTTGGCTTTGGTTGACGCTTGTAGCGCTTTCGCTGATAAGCAGATGGTAATAGCGAAATGA
- a CDS encoding transglutaminase domain-containing protein: MKMRKMLQYRLADLDSMLVLLFAFLQPISAQKADDNVHILQCNDRYVFKTDDAGKTIVVNTTDYEYGVTQYSALVQPCAYYGEFIRLDKAQCKGYAQYKSAIPRNVFYDDTKICYFSYQIPKVGKTLKASFTRTYLNPIYFTTIPLCEANYVEHKKIEVIKPKAFQQFRIKEYNLPAGIEKSTTCNAEGDSVFTYVIHSLPAQLIEPNSPSWGYSAPHLLVLGAFQSLQDMFVWSHQLANVDCSIPNQEEILREIQKGAKNDYDKIANTYAWVQQNIRYLAFEAGISAHQPATPAETIRKRYGDCKAMALLLKTLLKAQGFDARQTDIGTWDVPYSLQENPSIASIDHAICTVFYQGKPYYLDATNPYVPLGYVPDNIQGRMALVEDADSFRMNKLPELAADSCFSSITYQTTLESGDDGNYDIKGKLYSKWKGDMKSWILVGNDATAQDEKEKALVAAMGGDERLDKIGDIVMTGNRPRDESLNITAFFMKKGAGQLVDGSVYLDANLDESLFLTPVDTTKRVSDYMIDLRSKEVRDVKILIPEKMEVSSLPAPYQIHTAWVDFCRTYSQTGNLIVMHKECVIHHRRVPRSEIPAWNKIISDWGAACNEQVVLKEK; this comes from the coding sequence ATGAAAATGAGAAAAATGCTCCAATACAGACTTGCTGATTTAGATAGTATGCTGGTATTGCTCTTCGCTTTTTTGCAACCCATCTCGGCTCAAAAAGCTGATGACAATGTGCATATATTGCAATGCAATGATAGATACGTCTTCAAAACTGATGACGCAGGTAAGACTATTGTTGTTAACACTACGGATTATGAGTATGGTGTAACCCAATATTCCGCTCTAGTTCAACCATGTGCTTATTACGGAGAGTTTATTCGTTTGGACAAGGCACAGTGTAAGGGGTATGCACAATACAAGTCAGCCATTCCTCGTAATGTCTTTTACGATGATACCAAGATTTGCTACTTTAGCTATCAGATTCCAAAGGTTGGCAAGACTCTGAAGGCTTCTTTTACCCGAACCTATCTCAATCCTATTTATTTCACAACTATTCCTTTGTGTGAAGCTAATTATGTAGAGCATAAGAAGATAGAGGTAATCAAGCCAAAAGCCTTCCAGCAGTTTCGGATAAAAGAATATAATCTTCCTGCTGGTATAGAGAAAAGTACTACATGTAATGCAGAGGGAGATTCCGTTTTTACTTATGTGATTCATTCCTTACCTGCACAGCTGATAGAACCTAATTCTCCATCTTGGGGATATAGTGCTCCTCATCTCTTGGTGTTGGGAGCATTCCAAAGTCTGCAAGATATGTTTGTCTGGTCTCATCAGTTGGCTAATGTGGATTGCTCAATTCCTAATCAGGAAGAAATACTAAGAGAGATACAGAAAGGGGCAAAAAACGATTATGACAAGATAGCCAATACTTATGCCTGGGTACAGCAGAATATCAGATATTTGGCTTTTGAGGCAGGCATTTCTGCCCATCAACCGGCAACACCTGCTGAAACTATTCGTAAGCGTTATGGTGATTGCAAGGCTATGGCTCTTTTGCTCAAAACCTTGCTCAAGGCGCAAGGCTTTGATGCTCGTCAAACGGATATAGGGACATGGGATGTACCTTATTCTTTGCAGGAAAATCCTTCTATTGCATCTATTGATCATGCGATATGTACGGTTTTCTATCAGGGAAAGCCATATTATCTGGATGCTACGAATCCATATGTTCCTCTAGGCTATGTGCCAGACAATATACAAGGAAGGATGGCTTTGGTAGAAGACGCAGATAGCTTTCGTATGAATAAGTTACCTGAGCTGGCTGCTGATTCTTGCTTTTCTTCTATAACATATCAGACAACCTTAGAATCTGGGGATGATGGAAACTACGATATAAAGGGAAAATTGTACTCTAAATGGAAGGGCGATATGAAGTCTTGGATACTAGTGGGGAATGACGCTACGGCACAAGATGAAAAAGAGAAGGCCTTGGTGGCAGCGATGGGGGGTGATGAACGATTGGATAAGATTGGGGATATAGTGATGACGGGAAATCGTCCTCGGGATGAGTCTTTGAATATCACTGCTTTTTTTATGAAAAAGGGAGCTGGGCAACTGGTTGACGGTAGTGTTTATTTAGATGCCAATCTCGATGAGAGCCTTTTTCTGACTCCAGTGGATACAACCAAACGGGTTTCCGATTACATGATAGACTTGCGGTCTAAGGAAGTACGTGATGTAAAGATTTTGATTCCAGAGAAAATGGAGGTCAGTAGTCTCCCCGCACCTTATCAGATTCATACAGCATGGGTTGATTTTTGTCGCACTTATTCTCAAACAGGCAATCTGATTGTTATGCATAAGGAGTGTGTAATACACCACAGACGTGTTCCGCGAAGCGAAATCCCTGCTTGGAATAAGATTATAAGTGATTGGGGAGCAGCTTGTAATGAGCAAGTAGTATTAAAGGAAAAATGA
- the trpS gene encoding tryptophan--tRNA ligase — MGKIILTGDRPTGKLHLGHYIGSLQRRVQLQNAGDFDRMFVFMADVQALTDNADNPEKIRQNITEVALDYLSAGLDPQKCTLYIQSMIPELAELTTYLMNLISVSRVQRNPTVKTEIKMRNFEANIPLGFFCYPVSQAADITAFKATTVPAGEDQEPMLEVTRELVRRFNQTYAPVLVEPEILLPEIACCRRLPGTDGKEKMSKSLGNCIYMSDDEKTVWKKVKKMSNGEPRMSMEEPGHLEGNAVFTYLEAFSTPEDFAEFWPEFKTLDELKEQYVKGGIGDGTCKKFLNSVINKMLDPIRARRHEFEQDIPEVFNILKKGSEDAREFAAQTMDEVRKAMRIDYFSDAAYIEEQAAKFKV; from the coding sequence ATGGGAAAGATTATATTGACGGGCGACCGTCCTACAGGTAAACTTCACCTGGGTCATTACATCGGCTCTCTGCAGCGCCGAGTACAACTTCAGAACGCTGGCGACTTCGACAGAATGTTCGTTTTCATGGCTGATGTTCAGGCTTTGACTGATAATGCCGACAATCCTGAGAAGATTCGCCAGAACATTACAGAGGTGGCTCTCGACTATCTCTCTGCGGGCCTCGACCCACAGAAGTGTACACTCTATATCCAGAGTATGATTCCTGAGTTGGCTGAGTTGACTACCTATCTGATGAACCTCATCAGCGTATCTCGTGTTCAGCGTAACCCAACCGTGAAGACTGAGATTAAGATGCGTAACTTCGAGGCAAACATTCCGCTCGGTTTCTTCTGCTATCCTGTGAGTCAGGCTGCCGACATCACCGCTTTCAAGGCTACAACCGTGCCTGCCGGTGAGGACCAGGAGCCTATGCTGGAGGTAACCCGCGAGTTGGTTCGCCGTTTCAACCAGACTTATGCACCTGTATTGGTAGAGCCGGAGATTCTGCTTCCAGAGATTGCCTGCTGCCGTCGTCTTCCAGGAACTGACGGTAAGGAGAAGATGAGTAAGAGTCTCGGTAACTGTATCTACATGAGCGACGATGAGAAGACCGTTTGGAAGAAGGTGAAGAAGATGTCTAACGGTGAGCCACGTATGAGCATGGAAGAGCCAGGTCATCTGGAGGGCAATGCCGTGTTCACTTATCTTGAGGCATTCTCTACACCAGAGGACTTTGCTGAGTTCTGGCCTGAGTTCAAGACTTTGGATGAGTTGAAGGAGCAGTATGTGAAGGGTGGTATCGGTGACGGCACCTGCAAGAAGTTTCTGAACAGCGTCATCAACAAGATGCTCGACCCAATCCGTGCCCGCCGTCATGAGTTTGAACAGGATATTCCTGAGGTATTCAACATCCTGAAGAAGGGTAGCGAGGATGCCCGCGAGTTTGCAGCCCAGACCATGGATGAGGTTCGCAAGGCTATGCGTATCGACTATTTCAGCGATGCTGCCTATATTGAGGAGCAGGCTGCGAAATTTAAGGTTTGA
- a CDS encoding OmpA family protein — protein MKSIKLFMATAMLAIGSTAAMAQASYTDKDGNEYQFKRHWFLDVQAGGQYTLGEASFSDLLSPNFQGAIGYQFSPVFGLRGQINGIWSKGGWNGYKATKDGTPYTASYKWKYVAPGVDFMFNLSNLFCGWNPNRVFNATVFVGGGINWAGANQEVNDLAANIKNQSNYLLEYLWQGKKVRPYGRAGIDLEFKVSKAVSIMLEGNANMISDKYNSKKADNPDWYFNALAGVRINLGKSYTKKAKPVEEPAPAPAPKQEYVAPKPEPKPAPVEKKIEEIRRDIFFTINSCKIAPAEDTKIREVVDYLGKNPEAKVVVTGYADKGTGNDVINDRIAAKRTAAVVWMLTKKYNIPSERITEESKGARVQPFAENAKNRVTIMIAK, from the coding sequence ATGAAATCAATTAAACTGTTCATGGCAACGGCCATGTTAGCCATCGGCTCTACAGCCGCTATGGCGCAAGCATCCTACACAGACAAGGACGGAAACGAATATCAGTTTAAGCGTCACTGGTTCCTGGATGTTCAGGCTGGTGGGCAATATACTTTAGGTGAGGCAAGCTTCTCAGACTTGCTTTCTCCTAACTTCCAGGGTGCCATCGGCTACCAGTTCTCTCCTGTTTTCGGACTCCGTGGTCAGATAAACGGTATCTGGAGTAAGGGCGGATGGAACGGATACAAGGCTACCAAGGACGGTACTCCGTATACCGCCAGCTACAAATGGAAATATGTAGCTCCGGGTGTGGACTTTATGTTCAACCTCTCTAACCTCTTCTGTGGCTGGAACCCGAACCGCGTGTTCAACGCTACTGTCTTCGTAGGTGGTGGTATCAACTGGGCAGGAGCTAACCAGGAGGTAAACGACCTGGCTGCCAACATCAAGAATCAGAGCAACTATCTGCTGGAATATCTCTGGCAGGGAAAGAAGGTTCGCCCTTACGGCAGAGCTGGTATCGACCTGGAATTCAAGGTAAGCAAGGCTGTGAGCATCATGCTCGAAGGCAATGCCAACATGATTTCAGACAAGTACAACTCTAAGAAGGCAGATAACCCTGACTGGTACTTCAATGCACTGGCAGGTGTACGCATCAACCTGGGCAAGAGCTATACCAAGAAGGCTAAGCCGGTAGAGGAACCTGCTCCGGCACCAGCTCCTAAGCAGGAATATGTAGCTCCTAAGCCAGAGCCTAAGCCAGCTCCTGTAGAGAAGAAGATAGAGGAGATTCGCCGTGACATCTTCTTCACCATCAATTCTTGCAAGATTGCTCCTGCTGAGGATACTAAGATCCGTGAGGTGGTTGACTACCTTGGAAAGAACCCAGAGGCAAAGGTTGTAGTAACCGGCTATGCGGACAAGGGTACAGGCAATGACGTCATCAACGACCGCATCGCTGCCAAGCGAACTGCAGCTGTGGTTTGGATGCTGACAAAGAAATATAATATACCTTCTGAGCGCATTACAGAAGAATCTAAGGGTGCACGTGTGCAGCCTTTTGCTGAAAACGCAAAGAACCGTGTAACGATCATGATCGCTAAGTAG